The following are encoded together in the Mesoplodon densirostris isolate mMesDen1 chromosome 2, mMesDen1 primary haplotype, whole genome shotgun sequence genome:
- the LOC132480585 gene encoding transmembrane protein 258-like yields the protein MELKAMNRYTIPGNLAVFPYLTMGLLAIGWFFTRWYFVYEATSTKHTHDMYKKLLISLVALLFIDFGVLFLLLWVGIYI from the coding sequence atggagctcaaggCCATGAACAGATACACCATCCCAGGGAACCTGGCTGTCTTCCCCTATCTGACCATGGGGTTGCTGGCTATTGGCTGGTTCTTCACTCGCTGGTACTTTGTTTATGAAGCCACCTCCACCAAGCACACTCATGATATGTACAAAAAGCTTCTCATCTCCTTGGTGGCCTTGCTATTCATTGACTTTGGAGTTCTCTTCCTGTTACTCTGGGTTGGCATCTACATATGA